A genomic region of Coregonus clupeaformis isolate EN_2021a unplaced genomic scaffold, ASM2061545v1 scaf0028, whole genome shotgun sequence contains the following coding sequences:
- the nipa2 gene encoding magnesium transporter NIPA2 — protein sequence MGQDRGKYDFYIGLGLAISSSIFIGGSFILKKKGLLRLARKGQCRAGQGGHAYLKEWLWWAGLLSMAAGEGANFAAYAFAPATLVTPLGALSVLVSAVLSSYFLTERLNLHGKLGCLLSILGSTTMVIHAPQEEDISSLDHMARKLVDPGFLVFATFVIIVALIFILVVGPRHGQTNIMVYITICSVIGALSVSCVKGLGIAIKEAIAGRPVVGNPLAWVLLLGLVACVSTQINYLNKALDIFNTSLVTPIYYVFFTTSVLSCSAILFKEWEHMASADVIGTLSGFLTIIVGIFLLHAFKDLSVSLSTLAVSIRKDERPGPAANGVATHSTYELLHNDFTEMDLEEREVGLPFDSLSRRNGAMTAS from the exons ATGGGCCAGGACCGAGGGAAGTATGATTTCTACATCGGCCTgggactagccatcagctccagCATCTTCATAGGAGGAAGCTTCATCCTCAAGAAGAAAGGACTACTCCGCCTGGCCAGGAAGGGACAGTGTAGGGCAG GCCAGGGCGGTCATGCATATCTCAAAGAATGGCTGTGGTGGGCTGGATTATTGTCAA tGGCGGCTGGAGAAGGGGCGAACTTCGCAGCGTATGCCTTTGCTCCAGCTACGCTCGTCACCCCTCTGGGGGCCCTCAGTGTGCTGGTCAG TGCGGTGCTGTCGTCGTACTTCCTGACAGAGCGGCTGAATCTCCATGGGAAGCTGGGCTGTCTGCTCAGCATCTTGGGCTCCACTACCATGGTGATCCACGCCCCTCAGGAGGAAGACATCAGCAGCCTGGACCACATGGCCAGGAAACTGGTGGACCCAG GTTTCCTGGTGTTTGCCACCTTCGTCATCATCGTAGCGCTCATCTTCATCTTGGTGGTGGGCCCTCGGCACGGCCAGACCAACATCATGGTGTATATAACCATCTGCTCTGTGATAGGAGctctgtctgtgtcgtgtgtgaAGGGGTTGGGCATCGCCATCAAAGAGGCCATAGCTGGGAGGCCCGTGGTGGGGAACCCTTTAGCCTGGGTGTTACTGCTAGGGCTGGTGGCCTGCGTCTCCACCCAGATCAACTACCTGAACAAGGCTCTGGATATCTTCAACACCTCCCTGGTCACGCCCATCTACTACGTGTTCTTCACCACCTCGGTCCTCTCCTGCTCTGCGATCCTTTTCAAGGAGTGGGAGCACATGGCTAGTGCTGACGTCATCGGGACTCTGAGTGGCTTCCTGACCATTATAGTTGGTATCTTTCTGCTCCATGCCTTCAAGGACCTCAGTGTGAGCCTGTCCACGCTGGCTGTGTCCATCAGGAAGGACGAGAGGCCCGGGCCGGCAGCTAACGGAGTGGCAACACACAGCACCTACGAACTGCTGCACAATGACTTCACAGAGATGgacctggaggagagggaggtcgGCCTGCCGTTTGACAGCCTGTCCAGGAGGAATGGAGCGATGACAGCCTCTTAG